Proteins found in one Amphiprion ocellaris isolate individual 3 ecotype Okinawa chromosome 22, ASM2253959v1, whole genome shotgun sequence genomic segment:
- the si:ch211-196f5.2 gene encoding uncharacterized protein si:ch211-196f5.2 isoform X1, with amino-acid sequence MVRVELEWDIPMAVTLPIQVQPDPAYQPFPFLDTTLADLGIQESEVKERVVWVDTKKTQVKNKAGKLKEKEITILEVRVKAQKTGDKQLQEVLYSTEAHTDRSFCRTGMNILPWKQRYTAENGLTPVQMTMALDAQNQQPGVTEDQGQREI; translated from the exons ATGGTGAGAGTGGAGCTGGAGTGGGACATTCCCATGGCAGTGACACTGCCCATCCAGGTGCAGCCCGACCCGGCCTACCAACCCTTCCCCTTCCTGGACACCACTCTGGCCGACCTGGGCATCCAAGA GTCAGAGGTGAAGGAGAGGGTGGTGTGGGTGGACACCAAGAAGACCCAGGTGAAGAACAAAGCAGGGAAGCTAAAGGAGAAAGAGATCACCATCCTGGAG GTAAGAGTGAAAGCCCAGAAAACAGGAGACAAACAGCTCCAGGAGGTTCTGTACAGCACCGAGGCCCACACCGACCGCTCCTTCTGTCGCACCGGGATGAATATTTTGCCCTGGAAACAGAGATACACAG CAGAGAATGGACTGACACCGGTGCAGATGACGATGGCGTTGGACGCTCAGAACCAGCAGCCTGGC
- the si:ch211-196f5.2 gene encoding uncharacterized protein si:ch211-196f5.2 isoform X2, translating into MVRVELEWDIPMAVTLPIQVQPDPAYQPFPFLDTTLADLGIQESEVKERVVWVDTKKTQVKNKAGKLKEKEITILEVRVKAQKTGDKQLQEVLYSTEAHTDRSFCRTGMNILPWKQRYTENGLTPVQMTMALDAQNQQPGVTEDQGQREI; encoded by the exons ATGGTGAGAGTGGAGCTGGAGTGGGACATTCCCATGGCAGTGACACTGCCCATCCAGGTGCAGCCCGACCCGGCCTACCAACCCTTCCCCTTCCTGGACACCACTCTGGCCGACCTGGGCATCCAAGA GTCAGAGGTGAAGGAGAGGGTGGTGTGGGTGGACACCAAGAAGACCCAGGTGAAGAACAAAGCAGGGAAGCTAAAGGAGAAAGAGATCACCATCCTGGAG GTAAGAGTGAAAGCCCAGAAAACAGGAGACAAACAGCTCCAGGAGGTTCTGTACAGCACCGAGGCCCACACCGACCGCTCCTTCTGTCGCACCGGGATGAATATTTTGCCCTGGAAACAGAGATACACAG AGAATGGACTGACACCGGTGCAGATGACGATGGCGTTGGACGCTCAGAACCAGCAGCCTGGC